Genomic window (Zingiber officinale cultivar Zhangliang chromosome 2B, Zo_v1.1, whole genome shotgun sequence):
ATAGTTCAATGTTCGTACATACTATTGTCTAACTCAAAGAAATCCAATAGGATTTGCTATTTTGTTCATTATCTAATTGTCATCATCTGTCTCATTGTGCATAACATAACTATTGTTGAAGTGTGCTTTTGAAGATGAGAATTTATTCTGTTTTCTCGTGCTTCATCAGCTAGTTTTTATGCATTTTGCATGATAGAGTGGAGTTGTGTCAATTCAAATCTTGTACCTGCGCATATGTTACTGCATTTAACTATTTCATTTTGATAATTATTAAGAAGCTCATTTCTACTTCCTTATTTGTTAGGATTTTAGCCATAGGGTTTTGTTAATAGGACACGGTTCTGATTTCTGCAGCATCTTTCTTGCTTTCCTTAGCATATTGTAATGTTTGCAAGATGGATAGAAATTGTGACAAAATTATAGTTCAGCTGTTTTTGTACTGGTAGACATAGTAAAACAATATTACATTGTTACGATGGTTCTTGATTATTTTACTCTATTTTGACGGCTATATATCCCTGACATTGTCTCAGTGTTCTTGAACATCTTCTTCTGCGTGACACTTACACTAAGGATTCTGTTCCAGCCCTGCATAAGATACGGTAATTAAAAAATGACTTCTTAGACCCTTCTTTGTAATGCTATAGCTGTTACCTAATTGCATTCATGCCTTTCAGCAAATATTTATTGGAAGCGAAAAATGACTTCTTAGACCCTTCTTTGTAATGCTATAGCTGTTACCTAATTGCATCCATGCCTTTCAGCAAATATTTATTGGAAGCGACAGAAGAAGCATCCATTGCTTACAATAAAGCGGTATAATTACATCAACCTCCTGgagtttcatttttttatattatacagTATCATGCTTGGTCATTGTTCAACTGTGTCTCTGTTGCATTCATCTTTCAGGCACATTTGCGTAATCTAAAGAAAACTTTCTAGGTTTAAAAAATTGTATTGTATCTCTGctattcatttaaatttttatctcGGCCAAATGCGGATCTCTTGCAAAAATGTAAATCATATAGACGCAGGCAGCCttctaaattgaaattgactgCCAAGTACAATGGCTAGATTGGAATTGTCCTTTGatagattaattaaatattatcaaTTTAATTTGTTAACTGATATTTAAGCAACTTTTGTCAACATCTGTATCCCATCATTATTTAACAGGTCACACGATTACGGGAGTACCAAGGCGTCGACCCACATTTTGATACAATTGCAAGACAATATCATGAGATTGTGAAGGTGCCTACATCTTCCGTTCTTTCAATGCCATTTGTTTTTTGTAGAAGCAATCTCAGTTGCTTAATTTAGTTAGAATAATTGATTTACAGAAACTGGAAGGAATGCAATGGACGATTCATCAAGTAGAAATGGATTTGAAGCGTTCACTTGAGCACTCATCCTAAGTATGATTTTGGTGCTTCTTTGCATcacattaatttaagttttggttgTCATTTACTTGCTCCATAGATTGATTTCCAAGGATCAACTTTGGCATATACTGTTTCAGGCACAAGTGGACCGTGGCTTCTCGCCAGGCGGAGGTGTTGTTCCTCCGGTTAGAAGGTAGCAATGATCATCGACCACCACTTCCATGTGGGGCGCCTTACCCATGTTATTTGCAAGGATTTTTGGTGTTCAAGCCGTGGTTCATTTGTGACATTCCATGGCTCTTTACATTAAGTGCTAGTGAAATTAAATTTGTTGTGATTTGTGGAAATTATTATATTCTATCTATTAAATCCTGTGTCTTCTGGTTGTTCTTTGCTTTCTTCGTTCCAATGCCACTAAACAACGCatacttctcctttcttttaatACTGCCTTTGAACGGTCAGAATAACTACCAACCAACCGATCGAACACAACGCTTCACCAAGCGACGGCGTCGCGCCCGCTTGTTTCTACTTATCCACCCTCCTCCGTGCCGCCGACCGCCTGCAAATATCCTCCAGCCATGAGCATCAGGGGCGGCAGCCTTGGCAACTACTACGTCAAACTACCAATCGAGGATGAGAGCAAGGAGGAAGGAGAGGTGGCGCAGGAATCGGAGACGATCGCCTGCCACGTGTGCGACAGGGTATTCGTGTCGAAGAAGGCGCTGCACGGGCACATGCGGTCGCACCCGGCACGGCGGGGGTGCGGTTCGGTGACGCCGTCGATGGAGGAGGAGACGGCGGAGTTGCTACTGCTGCTCTCCGGCTCCGGCGACCCCCGGCATCGGAAGTACCTATGCCACGGCTGCCACGAGGAGTTCGAGACTCGGCACGCGCTGGAGGGACACCGCGCCAGCCACCAGAAGCGGCAGGAATGCCACACCAAGGATTCTGGCCGGCGACGAGACGGACGCAGCGACGATGAGGCAGCGGGGCAACCAGCGGCAGCGGAGAGTTCAAGAAGGGGGAGGAAGAATAAAAGACCATTATTGGACTTGAATAAGCCACCGTCGCCTTCATCGTCATCGCCGTCAGGATCGAACGATGGCAGCGGAGGGAGGAGCGAGAGCTCGTCGTCCGGCGACGCCGGGGGAGGAGGAAGCATGAACTGAGAAGTGGGCGTTCTATTTATCTATGAGACCTGGTCGCATAGTGATGCTACGTCGTCCTTTATTATTATGCGGATGCAATTTGCTTAGAgcatatattataatatttttctaaTGGTCCCTATATTCacgtgattaaatatttatttttaatattttttttaaaccaagAGAATGATAATTGAGATTGAAAGATATTTATAGAAATATCTCTtctaaatatagaaatatttataaaaaaattgaaagataTTTATAGAAATATCTCTTCTAAATATCCAAAGTTGTAAATTCAGACGCACGAGAAACATTCTCCGACGATACTTTCGTACGTCGCATTCCAACGGCTATCTCGGCGACGAAAGATGGCAATGATTTCCCATCCATAAAACGATCCCGCGGATCGCTGACGTGCACACCAAAATATCTCCCATAGAATCCTGATCGCCTCATCTGGGCCGTCGGATTGCAATTCCTCTCATAACCCAAAACCCACCGCCTCCTGACGCCCTTTTATTATCCCTCCCTTTTCAATCTTCGATCCGCCTTCTCCCATCGATCGCTCTCCTTTTGCCTTTTGCTGTTCTTCTGCGCTACCACCGTCGTCAATCGTTCGATCAAGGTATGCCGATCATTCTCCTACTTCTTCCCTTTTTTCAGAAATTATTTGGATTTTTTGGCCGGTCACATGGTGCTTAGTTGCAGTTATCGCCATGAAACGGGGGAAATCGAAGACTGATGCGCCGAAGAAGGCTGACCCCAAGTAAAAAATCGAAGACTAATTCTTCGGATTCCTGTTTTCGATGCATCGGTGATATATAGGGTGTTGGATGCTAGGATCTGATATATGTTTTGTTATAGGCTTGCTGTGAGAAAGGGTTCGGAGCGGCCGGCAAAGAAGCCGAAGAATGCTAAGGCCGAGAAGGATCCGAACAAACCTAAGCGACCTCCTAGCGCCTTCTTTGTGTTCATGTAAGCTCTCTCCTATTCCATAGTCGTTTTAGGGTTTTGGGGCTTTGCTGATAACTAATTGCTCGGCAGGGAAGAGTTCAGGAAGACGTACAAGGAAAAACATCCTAACAACAAATCCGTCGCTGTGGTAAAGTTGCTCTGTCTGTTGTTGATTCTTTTGTCAACTGATATTAAATCAAACAAAACCAAGCCATTTTTGATTCAATCAGATTGGCAAAGCTGGCGGTGATAAGTGGAAAACATTGTCCGAAGAAGTAATATTTGATATTTGTTTCTCTTCCACTAAATCAATCTTCCTGTTTGTAAGGGGAAAAAAATAACTCGGTGGGATGTggaattgttttccttttccaGGATAAGGCTCCTCATGTGGCTAAAGCAGCTAAATTGAAGATGGAGTACACCAAGAAATTAGCTACCTACAATAAAAACCTGGTTGATGATCTTTCAACTTACTTGATTTGGATCAATTTAATGATCAATAAACTGATTGTTATTGGCATTGCCTGAACGAATAGTCTGGCGGAGGAAGTCGCGATGCTGCCGATGTTGATGAAGATGAATCTGACAAATCCAAATCCGAGGTCCATGATGACGAGGACGGCGAGGAAGGAAGTGAAGAGGTCTGTGATTTATCGTGATATTTGCTTAATAATCGTAGAAACTTTTATTCAATTGTTGTTGTTTTAAAACAGGCTGAAGATGATGAGTAATGGAAAATTGCAATCATGACTGGTTTGGACTGGAAGAACGGAACCGAGTTTGGCACATAAAATCAAGTATTTTGTGTGGTTTTTGACTAACATGTTAGTTTCTGTTTGTTTGCTTGCCTGATCATCTCATGATGTTATCTTATCCTTTGTGCAAAGAATTGCTAGTTTGATAAAATAGATGTAGTTGATTGATGATATGATCCATCTATGCAAATTTGATCTTTGGTTGACAATATTTAGGATAAGTAGAATTTAGATTGTTGCAACTCTCGCTTCAATCAAAGACCACGAGCTTTTGGTACTCCTCTCCGGCGATCGCCGTCTCCATTACTGTCCTCGGGTTGAGAACCCCGTCTCTTCCTTCTAAGAACAGCTTGACTAGATTCTTGGAGAAGCCGCTCACCAGCGCCACGCCCTTCTGCAGAGAAGGCACCGGGATCGACGTCGAGTCTCGCAGGTTCCAGAACACTATCTCCGGCACTGTTTCCTCGTACCCCGCCTCACGGAATTTCCGGCAAATCGCCTCGTAGTCCGTCTCCCAGGGATTAGCGGACGCCTCGTCGAATTCCATGTCGCTGAACACGAACAGTCGCTTTACCATCGCCTCCGGCGGCAGTTTTCCTTCGACGGCAACCGCGAGCATTTTGTCGAAGACCTTCTGGAAGTCCGTGTTCGTTCCCCAATCCATGTTGTAGATGAACTCGGTTTTCTCCTGCAGTGAATCGCCCTTGATTAGATGCAGCTCCGGGCTCTCGCTGAAAGTGATTACCCGCCCTTTCCATGGATCTTCGCTGAGCTCGGAGATGAGGAGCCCGAGCGCGACGCAGACCTCGATCGGGGTGCCCCTCATGCTACCGGAAACGTCGCATACAGCGATGCAATTCCGCAAGCTACCTCTTGTGGAGAGGTCTTCGATCATCCTCTTCCACTGCAGCTCCGCGACGTCGTCGCCGGCGTCTTTAAGGATCTCGTGGGGGAGGAGTGCGCCGGCGGCGATTTTGGCTTTACCCTTCTTGACATTGTCGATGTACTCATCGAATCGCCCGGCATCATGCTTGGCAAAGAGCTTCTTGTAGTTCTTCATTGCAACAGAAGCGACGTGGTTGTAGGGGAGAACACTCCACTGGCCGGCACTCATGTATACCTCCGGTAGCTCGAGTGCGCGGCGCAGAGGAACGAGCGCCTCCCTCCGGAGGCGGTCTCGGACGCGATAGGCGTAGTGCTCCTCCTCGAGGGAGGTGTAGTCTGGGTGGGTGTCCCTGGGGAAGAGGCGGCGCGCAACGGTTTCGCAGAGGAGGATGGATCTGTCGAACGAAGAGTCAGGGGTAGGGCACCACTTGGCGGCGAGGGAGATCTTGGTCAGCTCTCCTTCACTCAGGTGGCGGAGATCGACGGAGAGGAGCTCGGCGAAGACATCGGCAACGCGGTCGTGGAGGCAGCGGTAGTCTGGATCACGGCCATATCGTTCGATCGCTCGTACCGCCATCTCGGCTCTCTTAGTGTGTCGGATTTCCGCCGCCTGCGCCGATAATTCCTTCCTTTTTGCCGTTTCTGCCGCGATCCTTTCTTCTCTCGTTCCTTCCTTCTTTGGCACCTGTAGCTTCCTGGACCGGCGAAGGAATACACTGCAATGGAAATCGTGCTTTATCCGCGAGGCTTTGGCCTTCGCTCGAGCATCGTCGCCAGCAACCAGCCGGTGAAGAATCTCCGGTAAGTCCTTCAGGTATCCGAATTCAGAAATGGGCTGCAGGTTAGAGGTAAGTGTCTTCGGATGGTGGCGGTGAAGCCACAATGCGGAAGAATAGAAGCCCTCACGGTCGGACTTGCCGGTCCCGCGGACGCCGCGGAGGTGGCAGATAAGCTTGAGGGCTGTGGGGGCCTCCTTCTCCCAGGCTGAAGAGAGGAGCTCCGCGACGGTCGCGGCAGGGGTGTCCGGAACAATCTGGAAGAAGAAGTCGAGGCAGGGATCACCAGTGGAGAGGAAGGTAGGGGAGAGGTTCTCGGTGAGTCCCATGGGCGGACGCGGCGTGGAGGCGTTCGAAACTGTGTCCGCGAGGTCGAGGCAGGGATCACCAGTGGTGAGGAATGTAGGGGAGAGGTTCTCGGTGAGTCCCATGGGCGGAGGCGGCGTGGAAGCGTTCGAACCTGTGTCAGCGAGGTCGAGGCCGCAGTAGGCGCCATTTTTGGGAGACTGAAAGAGGACGAGGTTTGGGTGAAGAATGGGTAGGTCTGACTCTCGTACACCTGCAGTTTAGTCTGTAGATGCAAAGGAAGTAGGCGGTACATTTAAAGAGACTTTGGCTTGTGCCGCAAGGAATTCTTGCAACGGAAGCTTCAAAATATGTGGACCCTGCCATCGTGGCGAGTGAAATATTTTATAGTCTGAATTTAATATGCATCGTTTATTATTGTCATATTTTACTCTCAGCAAAAAAATGGTatctaataatattttaatatttactttttaattaaaatttaattatacattTCTTTTTTAtactttatatttattatttttgtattattttgtTTAAAAGATGAGGCTTGTGCCGCAACGGAAGCTTCAAAATATTCGGGCCCTGCCATCGTCGCGAGTAAAACGTCTTTTATAGCCTGAATTCAATATGCATCGTTTATTATTATCATATTTTACTCCAAGGGAAAAAATGGTatctaataatattttaatatttacttttaaattaaaatttaattatacatttctttttaatactttatatttattatttttgtattattttgtttaaaagatgataaattagaaatttgaatatataaaaaataaaaatatgaaggGAAAATATGAATAAAATTATTCTTTACTATTTACTTTTCATAGGTGTAAATTAggataatatattattattttataaattaaaaatggtaattaattttttatgttggTGCACGgggtcgacaagaggggaggggtaaaTTACTTGCAAGTAAAAGATATCCTGCTCAAGACTttcaattcaaaaaataatagtaacaattaaaaagattaaaataacagaaaagaaatagAGACAGAAAATTTAACTTGGTAACAATAAaaaaggttgttaattcaagacgatgaaaagcgcactaagaaaagtctcctttctctgaaggcgaagaagtcttttacacactaaaactCTTACAAGTTACTAGGAATTTGATACTGAGTTGATTGCTTGATTAATACATATTCCCTAGCTCCAGGGGTtattttatagctcttggaaattttatctcgaaggtccaagacgcctccaatagagttctaaggcgcctccaacaagtggatggataaaactttatcaaaaggtagatccgctaccttagcggccccctagtTCTGgctccacggatatggagggaggttcatgcaggtacacaggtcatatggataaaactttatccattacGCAAACGGTCGTCTTTGACCTGTCTGAGGCGCTTCCATTGAgcaatgagggcgcctccaaggtaaaggcgcctccattgatcaATAAAGGCGCCTCGGGCTTTACTTCCAGCTcactttctcttttatttttatttccaaagCTCCATatgtttgggtgattccggccaaccgaaataggctCGTCCGAattcaatttccggccttctcctcgagcatgctTGCGTcctggctttacgtccctcgaacgttgcaCACATTTTTCtcgcccaccgatgtactcttccgcaactctctcgtccttcggacgcaccgagcccgtcggctcctttcccgtgtcgtccttctcgctagttgcgtctttcgctagacttcctgtgctcctaagttcctgcacacttagacacagggatcaaataacaaagcaGGACcaaactaacttggttgatcacatcaaaatacccacggggtcc
Coding sequences:
- the LOC122048705 gene encoding zinc finger protein ZAT6-like, with the translated sequence MSIRGGSLGNYYVKLPIEDESKEEGEVAQESETIACHVCDRVFVSKKALHGHMRSHPARRGCGSVTPSMEEETAELLLLLSGSGDPRHRKYLCHGCHEEFETRHALEGHRASHQKRQECHTKDSGRRRDGRSDDEAAGQPAAAESSRRGRKNKRPLLDLNKPPSPSSSSPSGSNDGSGGRSESSSSGDAGGGGSMN
- the LOC122047174 gene encoding HMG1/2-like protein — encoded protein: MKRGKSKTDAPKKADPKLAVRKGSERPAKKPKNAKAEKDPNKPKRPPSAFFVFMEEFRKTYKEKHPNNKSVAVIGKAGGDKWKTLSEEDKAPHVAKAAKLKMEYTKKLATYNKNLSGGGSRDAADVDEDESDKSKSEVHDDEDGEEGSEEAEDDE
- the LOC122047172 gene encoding uncharacterized protein LOC122047172, with the protein product MGLTENLSPTFLTTGDPCLDLADTVSNASTPRPPMGLTENLSPTFLSTGDPCLDFFFQIVPDTPAATVAELLSSAWEKEAPTALKLICHLRGVRGTGKSDREGFYSSALWLHRHHPKTLTSNLQPISEFGYLKDLPEILHRLVAGDDARAKAKASRIKHDFHCSVFLRRSRKLQVPKKEGTREERIAAETAKRKELSAQAAEIRHTKRAEMAVRAIERYGRDPDYRCLHDRVADVFAELLSVDLRHLSEGELTKISLAAKWCPTPDSSFDRSILLCETVARRLFPRDTHPDYTSLEEEHYAYRVRDRLRREALVPLRRALELPEVYMSAGQWSVLPYNHVASVAMKNYKKLFAKHDAGRFDEYIDNVKKGKAKIAAGALLPHEILKDAGDDVAELQWKRMIEDLSTRGSLRNCIAVCDVSGSMRGTPIEVCVALGLLISELSEDPWKGRVITFSESPELHLIKGDSLQEKTEFIYNMDWGTNTDFQKVFDKMLAVAVEGKLPPEAMVKRLFVFSDMEFDEASANPWETDYEAICRKFREAGYEETVPEIVFWNLRDSTSIPVPSLQKGVALVSGFSKNLVKLFLEGRDGVLNPRTVMETAIAGEEYQKLVVFD